The DNA sequence AATATCCTTTTTGCTGAGCTTTACAACCCCGAACGTCCTCTCGGAAATTCTCCTTGGGATTATCTTCACCCTGACCTCGCTTCCCTCAGGGATCTTCAGCCTCTTCTTGGGCTTCAGTACGCCGTTTTCGTAAACGGCATCGACGATGACTTCCATCCTCCCACCGTTTTTGAGTTGGCGTTGATGTTTGATAAGGATTTTGGCCCGCCTTACTTGCATAGATATATTACCCTTCGGTAGAAGGGAAATCTATAAATACCCGGAGGTAGAAGGGAAATAGGCATAAACCTTTTTATCCGGGGTGGCAAGGGTCTCCTTGAGAGGGAGGCGTTAAAACAGTTGCATTCTGAGTACATGGAAGCTCTTGCAAACATTATGAAAGAGGACGAAGATGCGCCGTTTAACTTGGGGCCTGTTGGAGCCTGGCCAGAAATAAAAACTATTCCAGTGGGATTCTATGTTAAATTCGGTGCGCTCTCAATTGT is a window from the Thermococcus sp. genome containing:
- a CDS encoding antitoxin family protein translates to MEVIVDAVYENGVLKPKKRLKIPEGSEVRVKIIPRRISERTFGVVKLSKKDIDRIIEEIEDEW